In Solanum lycopersicum chromosome 5, SLM_r2.1, the following are encoded in one genomic region:
- the LOC138348889 gene encoding uncharacterized protein encodes MARLSTIVNPCQPGTTPRNTIQNPKNDGHFMIVTTRGGKQTINPHMSFAVEDEVTKGKEVVETSGELVDKTAKEAKVPQKVVSVPKPQPPLLQRLVKKTEDGKYRCFITMLKQLSINVRLIEALEQMCGYAKFMKDMKKEDPSALTVPCTIGLLHFAKALFDLDESINLMPV; translated from the exons ATGGCCCGATTGTCCACTATTGTGAACCCCTGCCAACCGGGTACTACTCCTAGAAATACCAtccaaaatcctaaaaatgatggacatttcATGATAGTCACTACTCGAGGAGGTAAGCAAACTATTAATCCACATATGTCATTTGCAGTGGAAGATGAGGTGACAAAAGGCAAAGAGGTGGTGGAAACTAGTGGAGAATTGGTTGACAAAACAGCAAAAGAAGCAAAGGTGCCTCAGAAAGTGGTGTCCGTTCCTAAACCTCAACCACCATTGCTtcagagattagtgaagaagaccgaggatggtaaatatcggtgttttatcactatgttaaaacaactttccatcaatgtccgTTTGATAGAAGCTTTGGAACAAATGTGCGGTTATGCTAAATTTATGAAGGATATG AAAAAGGAAGATCCGAGTGCTCTCACGGTTCCATGTACCATTGGATTATTACATTTTGCTAAAGCACTATTTGATCTAGATGAAAGCATAAACCTCATGCCTGTTTAg
- the LOC138348888 gene encoding uncharacterized protein — protein MPRPPPPFPQRFVKKTEDGKYQHFITMLKQLSINVPLIEALKQMLGYAKFMKDMVTKKGSVIFEDDNRMQHCSAIATRSLVQKKEDSVAFTIPCTIGLLHFEKPLCDLGESINIMPLFIYKKLGLSDPNLTAMQLLMVDRTLKRPIGILQDVLVKVESFIFLDDFVILDCELILRSMRQSGEIQLVCAISYRVEKSSEVQIEEHLGVEALAAVIMNFDSDCIKENESLVATLDRDLYMHQVESLMKEFKRFKRAIGWTIADIIGIPRRFLGHARFYRRFSKDFSNIAHPLCKFLEKECESHFDESCLKAFVELKEKLVSAPITISPDWSTPFEVMCDASVVVLGLAYESSALYKEKMKKYHDRKIEKRNFLVGDLVLLFNYRLRLFLGKLKSKWAGPYLITQLFPHGAIELENKEGCEVQGE, from the exons ATGCCAAGACCACCACCTCCATTTCCACAGAGGTttgtgaaaaagaccgaggatggtaaataccagcattttattactatgttgaaacaactttccatcaatgtccctttgatagaagctctCAAACAAATGctcggttatgccaagttcatgaaGGATATGGTTACTAAGAAAGGATCGGTCATTTTTGAGGATGAtaatagaatgcaacattgtagtgctattgctacgaggtctctagtgcaaaagaaagaagattcagttgccttcactattccatgtacaatcgggttattacacTTTGAAAAACCATTATGTGACCTTGGGGAAAGCATAAATATCATGCCTCTgtttatttataagaagttgggtttgagTGACCCAAATCTCACTGCGATGCAGCTACTGATGGTCGATCGAACACTAAAGAGGCCTATCGGGATATTGCAAGATGTgttagtaaaagtggagtcattcatatttcttgacgattttgtgattcttgattgtgagttgattttgag gtccatgaggcagagtggtgagatccaattGGTATGTGCCATATCTTACAGAGTTGAAAAGTCATCTgaggtacaaatagaagagCATCTGGGTGTAGAAGCACTAgcggcagtgatcatgaattttgatagtgattgtATTAAAGAGAATGAGTCATTGGTCGCAACACTCGATCGAG ATTTATATATgcatcaagttgagagtttgaTGAAGGAGtttaaaaggttcaaaagagctattgggtggactattgcggatatTATTGGTATCCCTCGTCG ttttcttgggcatgcacgCTTTTACCGGAGGTTCAGCAAGGATTTCTCAAATATTGCACATCCTTTGTGCAAGTTTCTTGAAAAAGAGTGTGAGtctcattttgatgaatcttgtcttaAGGCATTTGTTGAATTGAAGGAAAAGTTGGTGTCTGCACCAATCAccatttctccggattggagcACGCcctttgaggtgatgtgtgatgcaaGTGTGGTTGTTCTTGGTTTG gcatatgaaagttcagccctctataaagaaaagatgaagaagtaccatgaccgaAAGATTGAGAAGCGTAATTTTTtggtcggggatttggtgcttttgttcAATTATAGGTTGCGTTTGTTTCTGGGCAAACTTAAGTCCAAATGGGCTGGTCCCTATTTgatcacccaactattccctcatggtgcgattgagttggagaacaaggaggggtgtgaggttcaaggtgaatga